In Arvicanthis niloticus isolate mArvNil1 chromosome 27, mArvNil1.pat.X, whole genome shotgun sequence, a genomic segment contains:
- the Pygo1 gene encoding pygopus homolog 1, with the protein MSAEQDKEPIALKRVRGGDGGLDGLGGPSIQLGSPDKKKRKASTQGPSFPPLSEYAPPPNPNSDHLVAANPFDDSYTTISYKPLPSSNPYLSPGYPGFGGYSTFRMPPHVPPRMSSPYCGPYSLRNQPHPFPQNPLGMGFNRPHAFNFGPHDNSNFGNPPYNNVLTQDINMPGQHFRQGSAENFSQIPPQNVGQVSNPDLASNFAPGNNSNFTSPLESNHSFIPPPNAFGQAKAPLPKQDFPQGATKTTNQNSSTHPPHLNMEDPVNQSNAELKNANRNNVVQENSRSGSAEATNNHANGTQNKPRQPRGAADVCTTDKSRKFSLHPSRHGHSSSDPVYPCGICTNEVNDDQDAILCEASCQKWFHRICTGMTETAYGLLTAEASAVWGCDTCMADKDVQLMRTREAFGPPAVSGDA; encoded by the exons ATGTCAGCGGAACAGGACAAGGAGCCCATCGCGCTGAAGAGAGTTAGAG GTGGTGACGGTGGACTGGATGGGTTAGGAGGGCCCAGTATACAACTAGGAAGCCCAGATAAGAAAAAACGCAAGGCCAGCACACAG GGACCTTCCTTTCCTCCGTTGTCTGAGTATGCACCACCGCCAAACCCAAACTCCGACCATCTAGTGGCTGCCAATCCTTTTGATGACAGCTATACCACTATTTCCTATAAACCATTGCCTTCATCCAATCCATATCTTAGCCCTGGGTATCCTGGCTTTGGAGGCTACAGCACGTTCAGAATGCCACCCCACGTCCCTCCAAGAATGTCGTCTCCCTACTGTGGTCCTTACTCACTCAGGAATCAGCCACACCCATTTCCTCAGAATCctttgggcatgggctttaaCCGGCCTCATGCTTTTAACTTTGGGCCACACGATAATTCGAATTTTGGAAACCCACCTTATAATAACGTACTGACTCAGGACATTAACATGCCTGGTCAGCATTTTAGACAAGGCTCTGCTGAAAACTTTAGTCAGATTCCCCCGCAGAATGTTGGCCAAGTATCCAACCCTGACCTGGCATCTAATTTTGCCCCTGGAAATAATTCAAATTTTACCTCTCCGTTAGAATCGAATCATTCGTTTATTCCACCCCCAAACGCGTTTGGTCAAGCAAAAGCTCCGCTTCCCAAACAAGACTTTCCTCAAGGGGCAACCAAAACCACGAATCAGAATTCTTCCACTCACCCACCTCACTTAAATATGGAGGATCCAGTCAATCAGAGTAACGCCGAGTTAAAAAATGCCAACAGAAACAACGTTGTCCAAGAGAACAGCCGTTCGGGCAGCGCAGAGGCCACCAACAACCATGCGAATGGGACCCAGAACAAGCCCCGGCAGCCCAGGGGCGCGGCTGATGTGTGCACCACCGACAAAAGCCGGAAGTTCTCCCTGCACCCCAGCCGGCATGGCCATTCATCTTCTGACCCCGTGTACCCGTGTGGGATTTGTACAAATGAAGTGAATGACGATCAGGACGCCATTCTGTGTGAGGCCTCTTGTCAGAAGTGGTTTCATCGCATCTGCACTGGAATGACGGAAACAGCCTATGGGCTCCTGACAGCTGAAGCATCCGCAGTGTGGGGCTGTGACACGTGCATGGCTGACAAGGATGTCCAGCTGATGCGCACTAGAGAGGCCTTTGGTCCACCTGCCGTGAGCGGCGATGCCTAA